One window from the genome of Natrialba magadii ATCC 43099 encodes:
- a CDS encoding dodecin: MVFKKITLIGTSSESFDDAADNAIDRAEETLQNVQWAEVDELGVEVATADNREYQAEVTVAFKLED, from the coding sequence ATGGTTTTCAAGAAGATCACCCTTATCGGCACCAGCTCGGAAAGCTTCGACGACGCAGCGGACAACGCAATCGACCGCGCAGAAGAGACGCTCCAGAACGTCCAGTGGGCAGAGGTCGACGAACTGGGCGTCGAGGTCGCGACTGCAGACAATCGCGAGTATCAGGCTGAGGTCACCGTTGCGTTCAAACTCGAAGACTAA
- a CDS encoding HesB/IscA family protein, whose translation MSTDSMDGGQAETRPEIEITESAAEQALSLLDSEGMDANEAGLRLFVQQGGCAGLSYGMRFDDAPDEDDTIYEHHDLRVFVDPASLKYIEGSILDYESGLQAEGFHVENPNVVSECGCGESFRT comes from the coding sequence ATGAGCACGGACAGTATGGATGGCGGACAGGCGGAGACGCGCCCGGAGATTGAAATCACCGAGAGTGCCGCAGAACAGGCGCTTTCGTTGCTCGACAGCGAGGGAATGGACGCGAACGAAGCCGGGCTGCGCCTGTTCGTTCAGCAGGGCGGATGTGCGGGGCTCTCCTACGGGATGCGCTTCGACGACGCGCCAGACGAGGACGACACGATTTACGAACACCACGACCTTCGCGTGTTCGTCGATCCGGCGAGTCTGAAATATATCGAGGGAAGTATCCTCGATTACGAGAGTGGACTGCAGGCGGAGGGATTCCACGTCGAGAACCCGAACGTCGTGAGTGAGTGTGGCTGTGGCGAGTCGTTCCGGACGTAA
- the hisD gene encoding histidinol dehydrogenase: MTTDVREIADLGPDDRVAFFERDAGIESVRGDVREIVDRVREEGDVAIREFTSEFDGVEVGNLEITDECERAYDELDPDLREAIETAAANVKEFHEAQIPEDWRREFSNGRELGRRFRPIDRVGVYVPGGEAAYPSSAIMGVVPAVVAGVEHVSVVTPPADELNPATLAAIHIAGADAVYSVGGAQAIAALAYGSESITRVQKVVGPGNKWVTAAKAAVRGDVEIDFLAGPSEIVVVADETADPTLVAAELVAQAEHDPNASVVAVTDDADTATAIADAVGEQANASEREDVIRQALENDASGVLLARSMSEAILFTEEYAPEHLSIIADDDESLLERIDSAGSVFLGPETPVAAGDYASGTNHVLPTNGGARVTGGLSVETFLRSTTVQRLSSDGLNELGETITTLADAEGLDAHANSVRVRLDRSGAETVDDS, encoded by the coding sequence ATGACAACCGACGTGCGCGAAATAGCTGATCTCGGTCCGGACGACCGGGTTGCTTTTTTCGAGCGAGATGCGGGGATTGAGAGCGTTCGCGGGGATGTACGAGAGATTGTCGACCGCGTCCGCGAGGAGGGAGACGTCGCTATCCGTGAGTTCACAAGTGAGTTCGACGGTGTCGAAGTGGGAAACCTCGAGATAACGGACGAGTGTGAGCGCGCGTACGACGAGCTTGATCCGGACCTCCGCGAAGCAATCGAAACCGCAGCGGCCAACGTCAAAGAGTTCCACGAAGCGCAGATTCCTGAGGACTGGCGACGCGAGTTCAGCAACGGACGTGAACTGGGTCGACGATTCCGACCGATCGATCGCGTTGGCGTCTATGTCCCCGGCGGGGAAGCAGCATATCCGTCGAGTGCGATCATGGGAGTCGTCCCGGCGGTCGTCGCAGGCGTTGAGCACGTCTCCGTTGTAACGCCGCCAGCGGATGAACTGAACCCAGCGACACTCGCGGCAATCCACATCGCGGGTGCAGACGCAGTCTATAGTGTCGGGGGCGCACAGGCAATTGCGGCTCTCGCTTACGGAAGCGAATCCATCACGCGTGTCCAGAAGGTAGTCGGGCCGGGGAACAAGTGGGTCACCGCAGCCAAGGCAGCGGTCCGCGGTGACGTCGAAATCGACTTTTTGGCCGGTCCGAGCGAAATCGTCGTCGTCGCCGACGAGACTGCCGATCCCACTCTCGTCGCAGCTGAGTTAGTTGCGCAGGCGGAACACGATCCAAACGCTTCGGTCGTCGCCGTGACTGATGACGCAGACACGGCAACGGCAATCGCCGACGCCGTCGGCGAGCAAGCCAACGCGAGCGAGCGCGAAGATGTAATTCGTCAGGCACTCGAGAACGATGCCAGTGGCGTCCTTCTGGCACGCTCGATGAGCGAGGCCATTCTGTTCACGGAGGAGTACGCGCCAGAGCATCTCTCGATCATTGCGGACGACGACGAGTCACTGCTCGAGCGCATCGATAGCGCAGGAAGCGTCTTCCTGGGTCCTGAAACACCAGTCGCGGCCGGCGATTACGCCAGTGGGACGAATCACGTTCTACCGACGAACGGCGGTGCACGCGTGACTGGTGGACTCTCCGTCGAGACGTTCCTTCGGTCGACGACAGTGCAGCGCCTCTCGTCGGACGGGCTCAATGAACTCGGCGAGACGATCACGACGCTCGCGGACGCCGAGGGACTCGACGCACACGCCAACAGCGTGCGGGTACGTCTGGATCGGAGCGGAGCGGAGACGGTCGACGACTCGTAG